A single genomic interval of Nomascus leucogenys isolate Asia chromosome 3, Asia_NLE_v1, whole genome shotgun sequence harbors:
- the LOC100605029 gene encoding 60S ribosomal protein L30-like produces MIFQGKLKVEIWFDEPLASSWLRKKQDCQPGRLHSAKLLSKCFSVEQICVSQRSINASVKSWGTIFLTQLPPAPVAEHWIPVALIPDITFLTPQPSWQLLLIGAIPTKEMKNSLESINSRLQLRKSGNYMLEYKQTLKMIRQGTAKLVILAYNCPALRKLEVEYYTMLAKIGVHHYSGNNIELGTACGKYYRVCTLALTDPGDSAIIRSIPEQTGGK; encoded by the exons ATGATTTTTCAAGGGAAGCTGAAGGTTGAAATTTGGTTTGATGAGCCCCTTGCTTCCTCTTGGCTAAGAAAGAAACAAGACTGCCAACCAGGCAGGTTACACTCTGCAAAGCTCCTTTCCAAATGTTTTTCAGTAGAGCAGATTTGTGTCAGCCAAAGAAGCATCAATGCCTCAGTGAAAAGCTGGGGCACCATCTTCCTAACACAGCTACCTCCAGCCCCTGTGGCTGAGCACTGGATCCCAGTGGCTCTCATTCCAG ATATCACCTTTCTCACTCCCCAGCCATCTTGGCAACTGCTCTTGATTGGGGCCATCCcaaccaaggagatgaaaaatTCACTGGAGTCAATTAATTCTCGGCTCCAACTCAGGAAAAGTGGAAATTACATGCTGGAGTACAAGCAGACTCTAAAGATGATCAGACAAGGCACAGCAAAATTGGTCATCCTTGCTTACAACTGCCCAGCTTTGAGGAAATTGGAAGTAGAGTACTATACAATGTTGGCCAAAATTGGTGTCCATCACTACAGTGGCAATAATATTGAACTGGGCACAGCATGCGGAAAATACTACAGAGTATGCACACTGGCGCTCACTGATCCAGGTGATTCTGCTATCATTAGAAGCATTCCAGAACAGACTGGTGGAAAGTAA